One Maylandia zebra isolate NMK-2024a unplaced genomic scaffold, Mzebra_GT3a scaffold02, whole genome shotgun sequence DNA window includes the following coding sequences:
- the LOC106676162 gene encoding butyrophilin subfamily 2 member A1-like: protein MVVFLGWTLLSVRLLVCASQVSLSDQKNVTAESGQNVTLTCRAPNNIQTVEWRRADLGDEYVFLYRDGRKTLVRQHPSFKDRVDLKDKQMKDGDVSLILNNVTINDTGTYECRVVETGTFGLKLISIIYLHVVDPPGSVGLIVGVLVAAALVVAAVAGFVIYRKYKG, encoded by the exons ATGGTTGTGTTTCTTGGCTGGACTCTGCTCTCTGTGCGCCTGCTGGTTTGTGCCTCTCAAG TTTCTCTTTCAGACCAGAAAAACGTCacagctgagtctggacagAACGTCACGCTGACATGTCGAGCTCCAAACAACATCCAGACTGTGGAGTGGAGAAGAGCTGACCTGGGAGACgaatatgtttttttgtatCGGGATGGGAGGAAAACTTTAGTGCgccagcatccatcttttaaggaCCGGGTGGATCTAAAGGACAAACAGATGAAagatggagacgtgtctttgattctgaacaATGTGACGATTAATGACACTGGAACATACGAGTGTCGTGTCGTTGAGACGGGAACATTTGGTTTGAAGCTCATCAGCATCATCTACCTTCATgttgttgatcctccag gatCTGTTGGACTAATCGTTGGTGTATTAGTTGCTGCTGCCCtcgttgttgctgctgttgctggaTTTGTGATCTACAGAAAGTATAAAGGATAA
- the LOC101483770 gene encoding butyrophilin subfamily 2 member A1, which produces MAGLIWILLSACLLGCTSQVSLSGQKNVTAESGRNVTLTCQARKNIQTVEWRRADLGDEYVFLYRDERKTSVHQHPSFKDRVDLKDKQMKDGDVSLILNNVTINDTGRYECRVVEKGTIGLKLISIITLSIVPPGSVGLIVGVVVAAAAPVVAAVAGFVIYRNHKKAKEVRLRPLVIKQSPAAVPTSQCCQ; this is translated from the exons ATGGCTGGACTCATCTGGATTCTGCTTTCTGCGTGCCTCCTGGGTTGTACCTCTCAAG TTTCTCTTTCAGGCCAGAAAAACGTCACAGCTGAGTCTGGAAGGAACGTCACTTTGACATGTCAAGCTCGAAAAAACATCCAGACTGTGGAGTGGAGAAGAGCTGACCTGGGAGATgaatatgtttttttgtatCGGGATGAGAGGAAAACTTCAGTGcaccagcatccatcttttaaggaCCGGGTGGATCTAAAGGACaaacagatgaaggatggagacgtgtctctGATTCTGAACAATGTGACGATTAATGACACTGGAAGATACGAGTGTCGTGTCGTTGAGAAAGGAACAATTGGTTTGAAGCTCATCAGCATCATCACCCTGAGTATtgttcctccag gatCTGTTGGACTAATCGTTGGTGTGGtagttgctgctgctgcccccgttgttgctgctgttgctggaTTTGTGATCTACAGAAACCATAAAAAGGCAAAAGAAGTTCGTCTCAGACCTCTTGTCATTAAACAGTCTCCTGCTGCTGTTCCCACTTCCCAGTGTTGTCAGTGA
- the LOC143412403 gene encoding uncharacterized protein LOC143412403, translating into MVNLTVTGGSVILQSPVLPVMEGDDVTLLCEEKNSFNLPAAFYKDGSLIGNETTGHMTIQHVSRSDEGLYKCDISGHGESPSSWITVTDRPANTILHPSSAPSPDPTSLNLVFSVVSHLLVICPYFISTLLMTNCHSHLPASLHTYIGLSTRLDLTSPPPPANPRLQTLPSPAPLQSQQFLFSQITWSFWSLVLRLSPFHATGL; encoded by the exons atggttaacctgacagtcactg gtggatcagtgatcctgcagagtcctgtcctccctgtgatggagggagatgacgtcactctgctctgcGAAGAAAAGAATTCCTTcaacctcccagctgctttctataaagatggctccctTATCGGCAACGAGAcgacaggtcacatgaccatccagcatgtttccaggtctgatgaaggcctctacaagtgtgacatcagcggtcatggagagtctccatccagctggatcactgtcacag ATAGGCCTGCAAACACAATCCTACACCCATCCTCAGCACCATCTCCTGACCCCACCTCCCTCAACCTTGTGTTCAGCGTTGTCTCTCACCTGCTGGTAATATGTCCATACTTCATCTCCACTCTGCTCATG ACAAACTGCCAttctcacctgcctgcctccctgcacaCCTATATTGGACTCAGCACTCGCCTGGACCTCACCTCGCCTCCACCTCCAGCTAATCCCCGCCTGCAAACAC TGCCCTCACCAGCCCCACTCCAGTCtcagcagtttttgttttcgCAAATCACTTGGAGCTTCTGGTCTTTGGTTCTGCGCCTGAGTCCATTCCACGCCACGGGCCTCTGA
- the LOC143415638 gene encoding uncharacterized protein LOC143415638 translates to MEETFLLYLFLILVLSCAANQGGSVILQSPVLPVMEGDDVTLLCKTETTPSNLPAAFYKDGSLIRKQPTGHMTIQHVSRSDEGLYKCDISGHGESPSSWITVTDKPTTTPPPTSTPPPGCTSCDTSLSPPVVSVLSFFLTVCVAALLISIILLIKLCDVRKPEGDTRTSGFDSANQVEAIEDNPISDVLCDIGQSRGINRYALYSTVRKKTPLIHKS, encoded by the exons ATGGAGGAAACATTTCTACTTTATCTCT TTCTGATCTTAGTGCTGAGCTGTGCAGCAAATCAAG gtggatcagtgatcctgcagagtcctgtcctccctgtgatggagggagatgacgtcactctgctctgtaaaacagagaccactccctccaacctcccagctgctttctataaagatggctccctcatcaggaagcagcctacaggtcacatgaccatccagcatgtttccaggtctgatgaaggcctctacaagtgtgacatcagcggtcatggagagtctccatccagctggatcactgtcacag acAAACCCaccaccacacctccacctacatccacacCTCCTCCTGGTTGCACCTCTTGTGATACATCACTCTCCCCGCCTGTTGTCTCtgtgttgtcattctttttaACAGTCTGTGTTGCAGCTCTACTCATTTCAATAATTCTGTTGATAAAACTTTGTGATGTTAGAAAACCTGAAGGTGACACTCGGACCTCTGGATTTGactcag CTAATCAAGTGGAAGCTATAGAAGACAATCCAATCAGTGACGTCTTATGTGACATCGGACAGAGCAGAG GGATAAATCGGTATGCACTCTACTCAacagtgaggaaaaaaacaccACTTATTCACAAATCgtga